GTTGCTTACGTGTCGTAAAAAGGAagttggttttcttttttaaatactaggtattaactaagtattgattgattgattacagattatacggagtagtgttatacggagtacttgtcAAAggataattaatataattaacttAAATGGTGCACAATGAgatgtgcaccaaaagaacacatgtgcataaacaaaagaacatgacactacgacaaaagaacatgcgatataatgtttcacttttttgttataaaaaataacatattatttcactatttattaaaaataaaaaaataaaaaaattcatgttcttttcacgtaactatatgttttttttaattatatactagtaTTCTTGAGGTGCACCATGCTcaatgtgcaccatggtccaccttctaaattgcgacaAAATAGTATGTCACCTGAACTGTTAGTATAAACTTCTTTCTTTTCATAAACAGGCACAGTTAGCTAATTACTCTATAATAACAAAGGATTACTCCGTAATAGGTTGCAATAATGCTAATGCTAATGCTATTGCCTTTGACAAAAGATACCAACTACTCCAGTCAAGATAATAATTGACAAGTGCTTTAAGTATCAATTAGCATACTTATTACTTAACCTTGGAAAAAAGCAGGTTTAACAAGAGTTCTAAGTTGCTTATATTATTGCTTTGACTAAAGACACCAACTCGATCTTCCGGTATAAGAATTTACGAGTGCATCGAATAGTAACCTAGGTGAGTAGCTTTATCAAATCATTCCACGTCGAAAGAATACACCACAATGTGAACTTATATACTTCACTATTCCACATAAGAATTGATTTTGGAACCACTTATATTAAGCTCAGAATGGTAAAATAGAGTattatataaaagaaaatgttaCTAGTACTACTACTACTAGCTCAGAACTTGGTGAATTACTAATAGAATAACTAGCTAAACCACGAATAGACAATATTTACAGGAAATGACTGAGAGACTGACTGGTACAAGTCTAAGCCACTTTCCAATCATAGAGATATGTCAACAACTGGTGGCTCAGACTCAGGCTCGGGTTCAGGCTTAGCTTCATCGTCTAGGCGAGGCCTTTTCTGGCACGGTTGCTGCTCCAACACCTCATTTGTACGCTTAGATGACAGCGTAGATAACATATCAGTATTTGATTCAGCAGCCTTAGCTGGTGATTTAGGACACGGTTCCACCTCTGGCTCTTCTTCACTTGTAACTGATGACAAGGACTGTGTTGAGACCAAGGCAGTTTGAGCCTTTTGCTGTTCTTCTAAGATCTTCTGCAAGTACCGTGCGTGTTCCTCTATGCGTACCTGAAGTGCTCTTTGCACCTGTACGTGTGCACAACAAATTCAGAGAAAAGCACCTAACGTACTACTATAGTAAAAGCTACACTAGATAAATATACAGATGATATATGGTCTTAGAGGAAGGGGAGGGGACTCGTAGACCTAGTTATTGGACGGGTCGGGTCAGGGTTgtgtcaaaggaccaactcaaccaaaagcttaaactgatggttgaagccccaagattagtttttatactctatcacgcccCCTCACATGAAAGCCATTCGGgcttgaagtgtggatgcagcataggcctcctcatacctaacgcgaaatattccactttgaaaTGAGGGGTGGATGAGATTTGAACCCGTGATCTTTGCGTCACGCTGGCTCCGATACCATGTCAAAGgatcaactcaaccaaaagcttaaactgatggttgaagccccaagactagtttttatactctatcaggTTGGTGCGAGTCAGGTGATAAAAGGGTCAGCTTTAGCGGGTTGAGGGTCCATAGCGAGACAATAGTGGGCGGGTCCATAAACGAAcaaggaaaaatgaaaaaatagagCCATATGCGAATACAAGTGAATACGAAGTTATCCATATACTTTTTTGTATCATAcctattttagttttcaaaattattgtTTTATAAGTTTGACCCTTTATTGACCTTTTCCAATAAGAGTCCTACCCAATAAGAACCCAGTTAACATGACCTAAACCCTGTACCCATTGGGCTACcttgtccaataaccaggtttAGAGGGGAGGGGGGAGCTAAAGTAGGCAGTCTGATTACTGTTTAGATTATATTGCTAACGGTGCAAAGTTTACTTAGaagctatatatatatatataccgaCCTCAAGTTGCTCATGTAGCTGCTTTTGCACTTCCATTTGCATACGGAGAGCCTCATTTATACTCCTGAAATTGcaaaaacaagaaaatggttCAGTTTAACAACAAAACTAAAGAGGTGGAAACAACAACCAGAAGTAGGATTACAACAAATACAAACCCTTTCTTCGATGAATCAGATTCTTTGGTGCTTGAAAGTGTTTTTTTCTCCTCTGAACTAGAAGTCTTCTTCTCTGCAGAAACATCAGAACAAAAAGGAATCAAATTTTAGAAGACAATTAAACCCAATTTTTGCTCATGCACATATGATAGAGTCAAAATGTTGTTAGAGCTTGTGGTAGTTTTGATGATTGATGAGAAACAACAAAAAAGAAACTATATATCATCAATCCAATTACACTCGAGACTTGTCAGAATAATTGATTATTTTTTATCTTTTTGCTTCATGACAAACAACAGTTCATAGAAGAAAATTTTGGTGTTCAGAACTCAACAGATAAATCGAAATAATTCATCCTTGAAGAAGGGAAATTTCAAATGTTCCTGATATTTCTTATTGCAAAAAGGACTATCATAGATAGAATGTCACACCTTCCTTTTTCTCTGGTATATACTTGGCAAGTCGGTATTTCTGCGGAAGAAGAAAGCACTGAATCAATAAAGAACAGAAGCAACAGCATAATTAATGTAGAAACTTTTGTCAAAGCTCTCAACTAACCTGCAAGTGGCTTTTCACATGATAGATGGTGATCCCTTCAACATTCATAATCTTTAACACGCCTTTAGGAGTTGCCTCTGCAATTCAAACTACAATAAGCAACTCAcaaatttcaacaaaaatagtccctttttttttttggttcagaTGGTCTCAGTTACGTTTAAAAAGGCATAAAGTTTGGAAAATCCAAAAtgaaacattaacttttagtaacaaatccaacatattcaaagaatgataGAACAGAACATACTTTCAGGGCCATCGAGTTTTTTGACAGCTTCGATAAAACGTTCATGGAGCTCGGGTGTCCACCTCATCCTTTGCTTATGAGAAGCACCAGTCTCAGATGTCTTGTTACCAGAAATAGCATTTATGGATGGTGGAACGGGCTGAGGATTCTTCTGTACTGTTGATGGGATGCCTGGCCTCGACGTCACTGGagatacttcgtatatttccTAATACACCAAAAGTGGGGATAAAAATAAGGTTTGGCAGAAAAAAAATACCTGAAAAGTACCAAAACAGCATTCACAAATTGATCATATATCTCAAGAAACAAAAACTCGGTTAGAATCTCCTTTATTCAGCTAGTTCTAAGAGCATGAATAATGAGTAATGACTAGTTTGTATGTATGAGGGTACTTACATCCATTCCAGGATTTTCTGCGCTATCAGTTATAGCTAAGTGTAGTTCGTCAGACAATAATTGTAGCTCCAAATGCTCTGAAAATGCCAAAGAGTCACTTCCGCAAGTAACATCATCAAAGTCACCATCAGACAAGCTTCcagaaaaattaagaaaatctTTAAATGTATCCTCAGAGTGCTTTTGCTCACATACACTGTCTGAAATTGAATCGTCATTAAGAAACAATTGGGTCTTTGTTGATCGAGGTGCAGAGGGGCTTGGAAGAAATGGAAGATTCCCAAGCTGCCTTTGAGCTTCTGAACTTGATGAAGATGATAAATACAGGTTCGTGCAGAACATAGAAGAACGAGAAGGTGCACTCTTGTCACAACTAGATGAGAATATGTCAGTTGGTCCAGATGGGTGTCTTAGTTTTCCTGATTGCTTCAAAAATGGATATGAAGATTCACTTGACACTGAACCTTGGCATGTTTCAACACATGAGAAGTCAACTGATGGAAGAGCATGGCAATAAGCAGTTGTCACTTTGCTAGAGTCGTTTGCAGTTAAGGATTTTCTACCAGGAAGATTCATGATGCAGAATCTATTTGTTTACCAGATTTGACAGGTGCAGAATACTTGTTATGCTGCAATTTTATCGTGCAAAAAATGTTTACAAGCACCTTATTACGGGCTTGGTAGACAGAAAGGGAGGAGTGAGCAGTGTTGAACCCAGTAACTATTAGCTACATATGATAGTCAACTAGATAATGACATGAAAAAGAAGGCTGAAGTAGAGCCGAAAACACAATCAGTACTCATGTTTGAGCATCAATACCATGGATAATGCCCATAATCCAATATATTCCATAATGGTTTCTGAATCAGCATTTTCTCAAAGGCTTCTTTTATCCCACTCACTGACTCAGGTCCATCTATAAAGCAGCAAAACATGCACAATGCTGCTAAAAGATTACCCTCCTGCTTGTACTCATATCACTTACTCTACAACATAACATTTTCCCCTAAAACCGCAGTACCAACATTTCACCATCTTTCCAGAATCGACTCTCCTGCACGCAAATAATGACAAATAAAGCAATAAGTACTCACAGATTCAGGAAAATAACAGGTCCCCCTATTCACATTCCTTTTGAGCTGAAGTTTGATCTTAAGAGATCCCATAGCTCATACATAATAATTAAAACGCCATGCTTCAAGATAAACACAAGACAGGCTTAAATGAAACTTATACATTACAGCAAAATAGCAATAACCGAATTCAGAACCATATCCTCTAAAACAAAGCAGAGCACAAATGTACCCTTGTCAAATTATAAAGAAATGAGAAAAAAGTGACTCAACCTCTCAACAGGGGTAGTTCAGGAAATGATTTTGGCATACCCGTAACGAGAGCACAGTTTTCTGAGCTCTACTTAAAGGTGTGCCAAAATCAGTCTCCCGATTGGTTCTAGGTGGTTTTTAAACACCCGTTAGCGGTTTTACGGTTCATGTGTCTTCCTATTCGAGGATATAGATTTATCAGTGCTACTCTATACAGTTATCCCTCAAAAAGTACACTTTGCAAGTACTTTTTTTCCCCAAAAAAGAGGCAAAAACAGTTCTGTCATTCAAAAGTACAAGCATACAGCATAAATTCATGATTCTCCAACCACATTATCTCCAGTTCTAGAAATTACATAATAACCCCAAAAAGATTGGGTTCATGCCCAAACAAGTCAATTAAGAATCGGTGGGGGGGGATCATGTTCATGCTTAATCAACTCTTTTTGTTTTCCCAGATTCTTTTCCTATATGATAAAGACAAAAACTTGAAAAGAGAAGAACATCCAAAATATATAGCAAGAAATGAGAAAACAACAAGAAACCCAGAAAAGATAAATTAGTGTAATTGCATATTCAGAATGTGGATTTAACAAGAATTAAAGCATACCTGAAAACCCAGAGAAAAGTTTGAACTTTCCCAAGTGGCAAAGTAACAGATCAGTTAAGAAAAATGGTGTGTTTAATAAACAGGGCGAAGGTTTCAGACTTTCAGATGAAATCAGCAGAGAGAGAATGTGCCAAAgagtttgaggagagagaggatgAACTCAGACAGCCACAAATAACAAAAGAGATGATGGGGAAGAAATTATTTGGGACCTGTTGATTGTGAATATGACAAAATGTGCAGTCTTAATCATCATCATTGTCCTATTTCTTTTTAGTCTTCAATTTGCTAATGTGTGGGGTTTATCCTGTAAAATGTATAAATTTTTGGTTAACCTTGAGGATTTATACTGTAAATGTTTGGTTAACAATGTTTGGTTAACCTGGAGGGTTATCTTGGACCATGTTCATCATCCTAATAGATACATTTATGATGTAGAGAAAGTAGGACAAATGATTTTGATAAGATTCAATCTCAAATCTTGAATACCATGGCAACTTGTTGGCTATTCACGCGACTCGGCTACTCGCTATAGAAAAAACTAGTGGGATGGTCGCTCACGCTTGGCATCAAATCATCAATGACTGATTAATGTATCATTGTCAAGTTTAAGTTGTTTATGGTATTATTCAATTAATCTGtcaattatcaaaaaaaagaaaaaagacttGATTGATTCTCTGTTGTGCTGTTTACACTCCCCCTCTTATCTTGGACTTTGGCCACTTTCCAGTTTTCACTTCTCCACTTACAACTTGCAAGTTTGCAACTAGTCAAATTAATTATTACCCAGAATTATCCAAAACTTTACCTGCCCAAGTTGAGTCAAGATGATGACTACAATTAGGTTA
This sequence is a window from Spinacia oleracea cultivar Varoflay chromosome 1, BTI_SOV_V1, whole genome shotgun sequence. Protein-coding genes within it:
- the LOC110774704 gene encoding myb family transcription factor PHL6, with product MNLPGRKSLTANDSSKVTTAYCHALPSVDFSCVETCQGSVSSESSYPFLKQSGKLRHPSGPTDIFSSSCDKSAPSRSSMFCTNLYLSSSSSSEAQRQLGNLPFLPSPSAPRSTKTQLFLNDDSISDSVCEQKHSEDTFKDFLNFSGSLSDGDFDDVTCGSDSLAFSEHLELQLLSDELHLAITDSAENPGMDEIYEVSPVTSRPGIPSTVQKNPQPVPPSINAISGNKTSETGASHKQRMRWTPELHERFIEAVKKLDGPEKATPKGVLKIMNVEGITIYHVKSHLQKYRLAKYIPEKKEEKKTSSSEEKKTLSSTKESDSSKKGSINEALRMQMEVQKQLHEQLEVQRALQVRIEEHARYLQKILEEQQKAQTALVSTQSLSSVTSEEEPEVEPCPKSPAKAAESNTDMLSTLSSKRTNEVLEQQPCQKRPRLDDEAKPEPEPESEPPVVDISL